In a single window of the Prevotella melaninogenica genome:
- the mfd gene encoding transcription-repair coupling factor: MKIQDIQKLYAMLPQAGAIQKIQKDKSIRTVFLQGLVASAAPMFFASIAERWKTTTVFVLNDNDEAGYFYNDLKTIAMPADGEGKVAEVLFFPSSYRRAVKYGQRDAGNEILRTEVLTRLSAFASDADNALPLYIVTEPSALSELVVSKKQLDERRLTLTVDQHIDIVEVEKTLRSFGFTETDYVYEPGQFAVRGSIIDVYSFSNELPFRIDFFGDDIETIRNFEVETQLSTEKLTRVEIVPELTTMSEEKVPFLQFLPEDAVLAFKDFLYVRDTIDNIYQEGFANQALTEKLEGKTELEQRELEVAFRKEGQLVPASRWMKDALDFRRIEFGINQSSSDLAKKKDGSRATITFSTSPQPLFHKNFDLLSKTLRDYLLQGYKLYIFADSEKQTVRLRDIFDSLSETSVSPDSENLSVADLSGEGGDATVGALPFTPVNRTLHEGFVDSTLKVCFFTDHQIFDRFHKYNLKSDKARQGKMALTMKELQEMEPGDFLVHVDFGIGKFAGLVRVPAGDSYQEMIRLVYQHNDIVDVSIHSLYKISKYRRGDSGEPPRLSVLGSGAWDRLKERAKKRIKDIARDLIKLYAKRRREKGFAFSPDTFMQHELEASFLYEDTPDQLKATQELKQDMESARPMDRLVCGDVGFGKTEVAIRAAFKAAVDNKQVAVLVPTTVLAFQHYQTFKKRLKDMPVRVDYLSRARSAKQTKQVLEDLAEGKIDILVGTHKLIGKSVKWNDLGLLIIDEEQKFGVSTKEKLRQLKTNVDTLTMSATPIPRTLQFSLMGARDMSIMRTPPPNRYPIQTEIASFSHEVIADAINFEMSRNGQVYFVNDRISNLPEIAKLIKKYVPDCRIAIGHGQMKPEELEEIVMGFMNYDYDVLLSTTIVENGIDISNANTIIINDAHRFGLSDLHQMRGRVGRSNKKAFCYLLAPPLAALNPEARRRLEALETFSDLGSGFNLAMQDLDIRGAGNLLGSEQSGFMEDLGYETYQKILNQAVMELKNDEFQDLFEEEMDEGKQITGDDFIDDCAVESDLEMYFPDNYVPGSSERMLLYRELDNIEKDEDLDAYRKRLQDRFGPVPRQGEELMQVVALRRVGKRLGCEKIILKQGRMQMQFVSNPNSVYYQSEAFDKVLNYIGSHPRRCNLKERNGKRSMVVSDVATVGEGVMVLRDIEHSRS; encoded by the coding sequence ATGAAGATACAAGACATACAGAAACTATACGCTATGCTGCCACAGGCAGGAGCGATACAGAAGATACAGAAAGATAAGTCGATAAGAACTGTTTTTCTGCAAGGACTCGTGGCTTCAGCTGCTCCGATGTTCTTTGCATCAATAGCTGAACGATGGAAGACTACGACTGTTTTCGTGTTGAATGACAATGATGAGGCGGGTTATTTCTACAATGACCTTAAGACGATTGCTATGCCTGCTGACGGTGAAGGGAAGGTGGCGGAAGTGCTGTTTTTCCCATCGTCTTATCGTCGTGCAGTGAAATATGGACAGCGTGATGCGGGTAATGAAATCTTGCGTACAGAGGTGCTGACACGTCTCTCAGCATTTGCTTCGGATGCTGACAACGCTCTACCACTTTATATTGTCACTGAACCATCAGCCCTTTCAGAACTTGTTGTGTCAAAAAAGCAATTGGATGAACGGCGTTTGACATTGACTGTTGACCAGCATATTGATATTGTGGAGGTAGAGAAAACCTTACGTTCTTTTGGTTTTACAGAGACTGATTATGTCTATGAACCGGGTCAGTTTGCTGTGCGTGGTAGTATTATAGACGTCTATTCCTTCTCAAACGAACTCCCTTTCCGTATCGACTTCTTCGGTGATGATATAGAAACCATTCGTAACTTTGAAGTGGAGACGCAGCTGTCTACAGAGAAGTTAACACGTGTTGAGATTGTTCCAGAACTGACAACGATGTCAGAAGAGAAGGTTCCATTCCTTCAGTTCTTACCAGAAGATGCCGTGTTGGCATTCAAGGACTTCCTTTATGTCCGTGATACGATAGATAATATCTATCAAGAGGGCTTTGCTAATCAGGCTTTGACAGAGAAGTTAGAGGGAAAGACGGAGTTAGAACAGCGTGAGTTGGAAGTGGCTTTCCGTAAGGAAGGACAACTTGTGCCAGCCTCACGTTGGATGAAAGATGCGCTTGACTTCCGTCGAATAGAGTTTGGTATTAATCAATCCAGTTCCGATTTAGCAAAGAAGAAAGATGGTTCACGGGCTACGATTACTTTTAGTACATCACCGCAACCTCTCTTTCACAAGAACTTTGACTTACTGTCTAAGACCCTTCGTGACTATCTTCTACAAGGTTATAAGCTTTATATCTTTGCTGATAGTGAGAAACAGACTGTACGTCTTAGGGATATCTTCGACTCATTGTCAGAGACAAGTGTGTCACCTGACTCAGAGAATCTGTCCGTAGCCGATCTGTCTGGAGAGGGTGGGGATGCGACTGTGGGAGCTCTTCCGTTTACACCAGTCAACCGAACACTCCATGAAGGTTTTGTTGATAGTACGCTGAAAGTATGTTTCTTTACCGATCATCAGATTTTTGACCGTTTCCATAAGTACAACCTCAAGTCTGACAAGGCTCGTCAAGGTAAGATGGCTTTGACAATGAAAGAGTTGCAGGAGATGGAACCAGGTGACTTCTTAGTGCACGTAGACTTTGGAATAGGTAAGTTTGCCGGTCTGGTTCGTGTACCTGCTGGCGACTCTTATCAGGAGATGATACGTCTTGTTTATCAGCATAATGACATTGTAGACGTATCTATTCACTCGCTTTATAAGATTAGTAAGTATCGTCGTGGTGATAGTGGTGAACCACCACGATTGTCTGTTCTCGGTTCGGGTGCTTGGGATCGCTTGAAAGAAAGGGCGAAGAAGCGTATTAAGGATATTGCACGTGACCTCATTAAACTCTATGCTAAGCGACGTCGTGAAAAGGGATTTGCCTTTTCTCCAGACACGTTTATGCAGCACGAATTAGAGGCTTCATTCCTTTATGAAGACACACCCGATCAGTTGAAGGCTACACAAGAACTCAAACAGGACATGGAAAGTGCTCGACCAATGGACCGTCTTGTTTGTGGTGACGTGGGTTTCGGTAAGACCGAGGTGGCTATCCGTGCTGCTTTCAAGGCTGCTGTGGATAATAAGCAGGTAGCTGTGCTTGTGCCAACAACTGTATTAGCTTTCCAGCATTACCAGACTTTTAAGAAGCGATTGAAGGATATGCCAGTGCGTGTTGACTACCTCTCACGTGCTCGTAGTGCTAAACAAACAAAACAGGTGTTGGAGGATTTGGCAGAAGGAAAGATAGATATTCTTGTTGGTACGCATAAGTTGATTGGTAAGTCAGTGAAGTGGAATGACCTCGGGTTGCTCATCATTGACGAAGAACAGAAGTTCGGTGTGTCTACAAAGGAGAAACTTCGCCAGTTGAAAACAAATGTTGACACGCTGACAATGTCTGCAACGCCTATCCCACGTACGCTACAGTTCTCACTGATGGGTGCACGTGACATGAGTATTATGCGTACACCGCCACCTAACCGTTATCCTATTCAGACCGAGATAGCTTCTTTTTCACATGAAGTGATAGCAGATGCTATTAACTTTGAGATGAGCCGTAACGGACAGGTTTATTTCGTTAACGATCGCATTAGTAACCTTCCTGAGATAGCAAAGCTTATCAAGAAGTACGTGCCTGACTGTCGTATTGCTATTGGACACGGGCAGATGAAGCCTGAGGAGTTGGAGGAGATAGTGATGGGCTTTATGAACTATGACTATGATGTACTGCTTTCAACTACGATTGTTGAGAATGGTATTGATATTTCTAACGCTAACACAATCATCATCAACGATGCCCATCGTTTCGGACTCTCCGACTTGCATCAGATGCGTGGGCGTGTAGGACGTTCCAACAAAAAAGCCTTCTGCTATCTGCTTGCTCCACCTTTGGCAGCATTAAACCCAGAGGCACGTCGTCGTTTGGAGGCTTTAGAGACCTTCTCTGACCTCGGTAGTGGATTTAATCTTGCGATGCAGGACCTCGATATCCGTGGTGCTGGTAATCTCTTAGGCTCTGAGCAGAGTGGTTTTATGGAGGATTTAGGATATGAGACCTATCAGAAAATTCTCAATCAGGCGGTGATGGAACTGAAAAATGATGAGTTCCAAGATTTGTTTGAAGAGGAGATGGATGAAGGAAAGCAGATTACGGGTGATGACTTCATTGATGATTGTGCCGTAGAGAGCGACCTTGAAATGTACTTCCCTGATAACTATGTGCCGGGTAGTTCTGAGCGTATGCTGCTGTATCGTGAACTGGATAATATAGAAAAAGATGAAGACCTCGATGCTTATCGTAAGCGTCTACAAGACCGTTTCGGTCCTGTTCCACGTCAAGGTGAGGAATTGATGCAGGTTGTTGCACTTCGTCGTGTGGGTAAGCGATTGGGTTGTGAGAAGATTATTCTCAAGCAGGGACGTATGCAAATGCAGTTCGTTTCTAATCCAAACAGTGTCTACTATCAGAGTGAAGCCTTTGACAAGGTACTCAACTATATCGGTTCTCATCCCCGCCGTTGCAATCTGAAGGAGCGAAATGGCAAGCGTTCTATGGTAGTCAGTGATGTGGCTACGGTAGGAGAGGGAGTGATGGTGTTGCGGGATATTGAACATTCTCGGTCATAA
- a CDS encoding BPL-N domain-containing protein — translation MLRKTFFIIAMCLVGLSAWSMGVGNKVRVGVFQGNGGAQTCIWETIASIQLDPDMTVRTITTGDIANGVLRDLDAIIIPGGEGATQYMNLGEENMERIRNFIRSGKGAVGICAGAYLFTDTPGYSCMHINGGKAIDIEHDNRGHGISAFSLTAEGKKLFPELAKRDKSYVMYYEGPVLVKSDNIPLPYTTMAIMETDVHEEGNAPANMTNNRPFFIANEYGKGRVFSSISHPEATPGMMWMIPRMVRWTLRMPVVAYSKRVVNPDLYNREILMTKDDLRKERGYYRTFLYGSPKEKIAALDWLQACRSWDAKRWVQGLLFDNSPAVRERAARFIAETDYLPFLSDLEAACRVERDEQTKQSMMRHFEHLKALLPHK, via the coding sequence ATGCTACGAAAAACGTTTTTCATCATTGCTATGTGCTTGGTAGGACTGAGTGCATGGAGTATGGGAGTAGGAAACAAGGTACGTGTGGGTGTTTTCCAAGGTAATGGCGGTGCACAAACGTGTATTTGGGAGACGATTGCATCCATACAATTGGATCCTGATATGACGGTCCGAACTATCACTACGGGTGATATTGCGAATGGTGTTTTGAGGGATTTGGATGCTATCATCATCCCAGGAGGGGAAGGAGCGACGCAGTATATGAATCTGGGAGAGGAAAACATGGAGCGAATAAGAAACTTTATTCGTTCAGGAAAAGGTGCTGTGGGTATCTGTGCTGGTGCCTATCTCTTTACAGACACACCAGGATATTCCTGTATGCACATTAATGGTGGAAAGGCAATAGACATCGAGCATGATAATCGTGGACATGGAATATCAGCCTTCTCCCTCACGGCAGAAGGTAAAAAACTATTCCCTGAGCTTGCTAAGCGTGATAAGTCATACGTCATGTATTACGAAGGTCCTGTCCTTGTAAAGAGCGACAATATTCCACTTCCTTACACGACTATGGCGATAATGGAAACCGATGTGCATGAAGAGGGTAATGCCCCAGCTAACATGACGAATAATCGTCCTTTCTTTATCGCCAATGAATATGGGAAAGGGCGTGTCTTTAGTAGTATCTCGCACCCAGAGGCAACACCAGGAATGATGTGGATGATACCACGCATGGTGCGTTGGACCTTACGCATGCCAGTCGTAGCATATTCGAAGCGAGTCGTTAATCCCGATTTATACAATCGTGAGATTCTCATGACGAAAGATGATTTGAGAAAGGAACGTGGATATTATAGAACATTCTTATACGGTTCGCCTAAGGAGAAGATAGCTGCACTCGACTGGTTACAGGCATGTCGGTCATGGGATGCTAAGCGTTGGGTGCAAGGCTTACTCTTTGACAATAGTCCTGCGGTAAGAGAACGTGCGGCTCGCTTTATTGCTGAGACTGACTATCTTCCCTTCTTATCTGACTTAGAAGCGGCATGTCGGGTAGAGCGTGATGAGCAAACGAAACAAAGTATGATGAGGCACTTTGAGCATCTGAAAGCATTATTGCCACATAAATAA
- a CDS encoding histidine-type phosphatase produces MKKQFILLCALAFSASLHVTAQSFRKQISEHPELSANNYLAYPAPSGRLTPAPSGYLPVYLSHYGRHGSRYLIHEQQYLRPIETLQQADSAGVLTNEGKDILKKLRLMYTESYKRWGELTPLGAQQHQQIARRMYRRFPSVFRDSVWVDAKSTDVIRCILSMENELQELIRHNPRLRIRHDASAHDMYFMKQPDKKLSRQRDSSAVKNTIDEWGKRNIDTKPLMARLFKDKDYVTKKVDAGQLTFDLFSLASIIQNSEIRHSLSLYNLFTTDELYQLWQRSNAWWYLRYASAPQSGGNQPFSQRNLLRKIITDADSCLALPHPGANLRFGHDTMVMPLTCLLNLNNNDIKVSDIDSLTLKGWSSTRIVPMAANIQFVFYKNPKNPKADVLMKVLLNEEEATLPLPKTSTPYYYRWSDFKKFYLSKLNSYRE; encoded by the coding sequence ATGAAAAAACAATTTATCTTGCTTTGTGCGTTAGCCTTCTCTGCATCGTTACACGTCACAGCACAATCATTCAGAAAGCAAATCAGTGAGCATCCTGAACTTTCTGCCAACAATTACCTTGCTTACCCAGCACCTTCTGGTAGGCTAACGCCTGCTCCTTCAGGCTATCTTCCTGTATATCTATCGCATTATGGGCGACATGGTTCACGCTATCTCATTCATGAGCAACAATATCTCCGTCCTATAGAAACCCTACAGCAAGCTGATTCGGCTGGTGTGTTGACCAATGAGGGAAAGGACATCTTGAAGAAATTACGCCTCATGTATACAGAGTCTTATAAACGATGGGGAGAGCTGACACCATTAGGAGCACAGCAGCATCAGCAGATTGCACGAAGAATGTATCGTCGTTTCCCATCTGTATTCCGTGATTCTGTATGGGTGGATGCCAAGTCGACGGATGTTATCCGCTGTATTCTATCCATGGAGAACGAACTGCAGGAACTGATTCGACATAACCCTCGGTTGAGAATTAGGCATGATGCGAGCGCACATGACATGTATTTTATGAAGCAACCAGACAAGAAACTCTCTCGTCAAAGGGATAGCAGTGCTGTAAAGAATACGATTGACGAGTGGGGTAAACGCAATATTGATACCAAACCGTTGATGGCTCGTCTCTTTAAGGATAAGGATTACGTGACAAAGAAGGTGGATGCAGGACAGCTTACTTTCGACCTTTTCAGTTTGGCAAGTATTATTCAGAACTCTGAGATACGCCATTCGCTCTCGCTATACAACCTCTTTACGACTGATGAGTTGTATCAACTATGGCAGAGGAGCAATGCTTGGTGGTACTTACGTTATGCCAGTGCACCACAAAGCGGAGGTAATCAACCCTTCTCACAGCGTAATCTCTTGCGTAAGATTATCACAGATGCTGATTCTTGTCTTGCCCTCCCTCATCCAGGCGCAAACCTTCGTTTCGGTCATGACACGATGGTTATGCCATTGACGTGCCTACTGAATCTTAATAACAATGACATCAAGGTTTCAGATATAGACAGTCTTACCCTAAAGGGTTGGAGTTCTACACGCATTGTCCCTATGGCTGCTAACATCCAGTTTGTTTTCTATAAGAATCCGAAGAATCCAAAAGCTGATGTTCTCATGAAGGTTTTACTCAACGAGGAGGAAGCTACGCTACCCCTTCCAAAGACCTCTACACCATATTACTATCGATGGAGCGACTTTAAGAAGTTCTATCTTTCAAAGCTAAATAGCTATCGTGAATAA
- the queF gene encoding preQ(1) synthase, with the protein MEREKEGLQSLGSQTQYKMDYAPEVLESFVNKHPDNDYWVRFNCPEFTSLCPITGQPDFAEIRISYIPDVRMVESKSLKLYLFSFRNHGDFHEDCVNTIMKDLIKLMDPKYIEVTGIFTPRGGISIYPYANYGRKGTKYEQLAEQRFITHE; encoded by the coding sequence ATGGAAAGAGAAAAAGAAGGGTTACAGTCATTAGGTTCACAGACCCAATACAAGATGGATTATGCGCCAGAGGTGTTAGAATCATTTGTAAACAAACACCCAGACAATGACTATTGGGTACGCTTCAACTGCCCTGAATTTACGAGTTTGTGTCCTATTACAGGTCAACCAGACTTTGCAGAGATTCGTATTTCATACATTCCAGACGTACGAATGGTTGAGAGTAAGAGTTTGAAGCTATATCTTTTTAGTTTCCGTAACCACGGTGACTTCCATGAGGATTGTGTAAATACAATTATGAAGGACCTTATCAAGTTGATGGACCCTAAGTATATCGAGGTTACTGGAATCTTTACCCCACGTGGTGGTATCAGCATCTATCCATACGCTAACTATGGCCGTAAGGGTACGAAGTACGAACAGTTAGCCGAGCAACGATTTATCACGCACGAATAA
- a CDS encoding queuosine precursor transporter, translating to MTKSKQQVSVLFMLFSILFCVCLIAANILETKQISVLGISLTGGLIVFPISYIINDCVCEVWGFQKARLLIWTGFAMNFFFVAMGALCDWIPGAPYWDNEAGFHAIFGLAPRVAAASFVAFIIGSFANAYVMSKMKIRDKGRNFSLRAILSTIVGESFDSVIFFPLALGGVVPTDELPKLMLWQVLLKTVYEVIALPITIRIVKTLKEHEGEDAYDNDVNYSIWKIFALS from the coding sequence ATGACAAAAAGTAAACAACAAGTGAGTGTGCTGTTTATGCTTTTCAGCATCCTCTTTTGCGTTTGCCTTATTGCGGCAAACATCCTCGAGACAAAGCAAATCTCTGTGTTAGGAATCTCATTGACAGGTGGATTGATTGTTTTTCCAATCTCTTACATCATCAACGATTGTGTTTGTGAGGTGTGGGGCTTCCAAAAGGCGCGTCTGTTGATATGGACAGGCTTTGCGATGAACTTCTTCTTCGTGGCTATGGGTGCGTTGTGTGATTGGATTCCAGGTGCACCTTATTGGGATAATGAAGCTGGCTTTCATGCTATCTTTGGTTTGGCTCCACGTGTTGCAGCAGCCTCTTTCGTAGCTTTCATCATTGGTTCATTTGCTAATGCATACGTGATGAGTAAGATGAAGATTCGCGACAAGGGGCGTAACTTCTCATTGCGTGCAATTCTTAGTACTATTGTGGGTGAGAGTTTCGACTCAGTTATCTTCTTCCCATTGGCATTGGGCGGTGTTGTACCAACTGACGAACTTCCAAAGTTGATGCTATGGCAGGTGTTGTTGAAGACGGTTTATGAGGTTATCGCTCTTCCAATTACCATTCGTATTGTAAAGACATTGAAGGAACATGAAGGAGAGGATGCCTACGATAATGATGTAAACTATAGTATTTGGAAAATATTTGCATTAAGTTAA
- a CDS encoding peroxiredoxin family protein, producing the protein MKKIILMTALATAVFTANAQDIKPYEEKMSQIEAQYKALESAYQAFGKKDPATFTDAEKAKLNEIMGKADSLYNVQKTTALEIARKFKDTKFPAKYVAKIMYDVEFDELKELCDPNTGYYNEPEMTKPKQLFESYKLRQPGSMYKDLTMEDLNGKQVKLSDWVGKGKYVLVDFWASWCGPCRAEMPNVVAAYNRFKDKGLEIIGVSFDNKKLQWSAAVEKLGMTWPQMSDLKGWESTASAVYGIRSIPSNILIDPQGKIIAMDLRENKLHEVLAEKLK; encoded by the coding sequence ATGAAGAAGATTATTTTAATGACAGCACTGGCTACTGCTGTTTTCACTGCAAATGCGCAGGACATCAAGCCATACGAAGAGAAAATGTCTCAGATAGAGGCACAGTACAAAGCACTTGAGTCAGCCTATCAGGCTTTCGGCAAGAAAGACCCAGCAACCTTCACTGATGCGGAAAAGGCTAAGTTGAATGAGATTATGGGTAAAGCTGACTCTCTCTACAACGTACAGAAGACTACAGCCTTAGAGATTGCAAGAAAGTTTAAAGACACAAAGTTCCCTGCGAAATACGTTGCTAAGATTATGTATGACGTTGAGTTTGATGAGTTGAAAGAACTTTGCGATCCTAACACTGGCTACTATAATGAGCCTGAGATGACAAAGCCAAAACAGTTATTTGAGTCTTACAAGTTGCGTCAGCCTGGTTCTATGTATAAGGACCTCACAATGGAAGACCTCAATGGTAAGCAGGTAAAGCTTAGCGATTGGGTTGGTAAAGGTAAGTATGTATTGGTTGACTTCTGGGCAAGCTGGTGCGGTCCATGTCGTGCAGAAATGCCAAACGTTGTAGCTGCTTACAATCGTTTCAAGGATAAAGGCCTTGAGATTATTGGTGTTAGCTTCGACAACAAGAAGTTGCAATGGTCAGCAGCTGTTGAGAAGTTGGGTATGACTTGGCCTCAGATGTCAGATCTCAAGGGCTGGGAGTCAACTGCATCAGCAGTCTATGGCATCCGCAGCATCCCATCTAACATCCTCATCGACCCACAGGGTAAGATTATTGCAATGGACCTCAGAGAGAATAAATTGCACGAAGTATTGGCTGAGAAGCTGAAATAA
- a CDS encoding calcium/sodium antiporter produces MLLNILFIVVGIALVLWGADRLTDGAVAVAEKMKMPQIVIGLTIVAMGTSMPEFCVSFISALKGTSDLAVGNIVGSNIFNALLIVGVSALVAPMTIMETTVRKDIPFALVASAMLLMMGLDGDISRIDAGILFAMFLIFMYMTLKGAKKQGADAEATVEAEGKKPMATWLSVVWILVGLLCLIGGSNLFVEGATTVATNLGVSEAVIGLTIVAGGTSLPELATSVVSARKGNSGIAIGNALGSNVFNILAILGITGVITPMTLNGITATDLSMLVISIMLVWLFSFTKYKIERWEGAVLTAVFVGYIYSLL; encoded by the coding sequence ATGTTACTGAATATTTTATTTATTGTCGTGGGTATAGCCCTCGTTTTATGGGGTGCTGACCGCTTGACAGATGGTGCTGTGGCTGTTGCAGAGAAGATGAAGATGCCACAGATAGTGATAGGATTAACGATTGTTGCGATGGGTACGAGTATGCCAGAGTTCTGTGTAAGTTTTATTTCTGCACTGAAAGGAACATCAGACTTGGCGGTAGGTAATATTGTAGGCTCCAACATCTTTAATGCTTTACTTATAGTTGGTGTGTCGGCATTGGTGGCACCGATGACAATTATGGAAACAACGGTAAGGAAGGATATCCCTTTTGCGCTTGTAGCATCGGCTATGTTGCTAATGATGGGGCTTGATGGAGACATTAGTAGGATTGATGCAGGTATTCTCTTTGCGATGTTCCTCATTTTTATGTATATGACACTTAAAGGAGCTAAGAAGCAAGGAGCAGATGCGGAGGCTACTGTTGAGGCTGAAGGGAAGAAGCCGATGGCTACATGGTTGTCTGTCGTGTGGATTCTCGTCGGATTGCTTTGTTTGATAGGAGGTAGTAACTTGTTTGTGGAGGGTGCTACGACTGTGGCAACAAACCTCGGAGTATCTGAGGCTGTTATTGGTCTGACCATTGTTGCTGGAGGAACTTCTCTTCCAGAGTTGGCAACAAGCGTTGTGTCAGCTCGTAAAGGAAATAGCGGTATTGCCATAGGAAATGCACTTGGTTCTAACGTGTTTAATATCCTTGCGATTCTTGGTATTACGGGCGTGATAACTCCAATGACATTGAATGGAATTACAGCGACCGACCTTTCTATGCTTGTTATTTCAATCATGCTTGTATGGCTCTTCTCCTTTACGAAGTATAAGATTGAACGATGGGAGGGAGCTGTGCTTACGGCAGTGTTTGTTGGTTATATCTACTCCTTACTATAA
- a CDS encoding Crp/Fnr family transcriptional regulator, producing MDNNVMKALRSCPLFAGMSEIEIELTLGNVSHQLVSLPSHEVYALAGMPCKYVDIVVNGILICRMAALSGKQVEVSRLHSGNMVAPAFIFSKDRSLPVSVETDGKVQLFRMRPEELKRLIDMDESIRMNYIRILSNIDVFLTQKMKVLSLFTVREKVAYLLMERAGEQGSNEVHLERSRQEIADSFGIQKFSLLRVLSDFEKEGAIEIHGRTIKILDRRKMLK from the coding sequence ATGGATAATAATGTGATGAAAGCACTCCGTTCCTGTCCACTTTTTGCAGGAATGAGTGAGATAGAAATAGAACTAACGTTGGGCAACGTTAGCCATCAGCTTGTATCCCTACCTTCGCATGAAGTATATGCCTTGGCAGGAATGCCCTGCAAGTATGTAGATATTGTGGTGAACGGTATTCTCATCTGTCGTATGGCAGCTTTATCAGGCAAGCAAGTTGAGGTAAGTCGATTGCATAGTGGTAATATGGTGGCTCCCGCTTTTATCTTTTCTAAGGATAGGAGTTTGCCTGTTAGTGTAGAAACGGATGGTAAGGTGCAGCTGTTCCGTATGCGTCCAGAGGAGTTGAAACGTCTAATAGATATGGACGAGTCGATTCGTATGAACTATATTCGTATTCTCTCAAATATTGATGTGTTCTTGACACAGAAGATGAAGGTACTTAGTCTGTTTACTGTACGTGAGAAGGTGGCTTATCTTCTGATGGAACGTGCAGGAGAGCAGGGTAGCAATGAGGTACATTTGGAGCGTTCGCGTCAAGAGATAGCAGACTCGTTTGGTATTCAGAAGTTCTCCTTGCTTCGTGTTCTATCAGACTTTGAGAAAGAGGGTGCGATAGAGATTCATGGTCGAACAATCAAGATTCTTGACCGTAGGAAGATGTTGAAATAA
- a CDS encoding hemerythrin domain-containing protein, translating to MTQTFSQSTIPFKAWDLDLLVDYVLKFHHRYIRKQGEELAIRLNSLAANHPELDRVVDHFRNSVADLDLHCQKEENILFPYILDIFNAAEYGQEHAPFHCGTIQHPINAMMADHSDEMERHERIAELTNNYTAPEGAEPEYVKALADLRQFRDNLLEHIYVENEIMFPRALMME from the coding sequence ATGACACAAACATTTTCTCAAAGCACAATTCCTTTTAAAGCATGGGACCTCGACCTACTTGTAGACTATGTACTGAAGTTTCATCATCGTTACATTCGCAAGCAGGGTGAGGAACTTGCTATCAGACTGAACTCACTCGCTGCTAATCACCCAGAACTTGACCGTGTGGTAGATCACTTCCGCAACAGTGTTGCCGACCTTGACCTCCACTGTCAGAAGGAGGAGAACATTCTCTTCCCTTACATTCTTGATATTTTCAATGCAGCTGAGTACGGACAAGAGCATGCGCCTTTCCATTGTGGTACAATCCAACATCCTATCAATGCAATGATGGCTGACCATAGTGACGAGATGGAGCGTCATGAGCGTATTGCAGAACTAACAAATAATTACACTGCTCCAGAGGGTGCTGAGCCTGAATATGTGAAGGCACTTGCAGACCTTCGTCAGTTCCGTGACAATCTCCTTGAGCATATCTACGTAGAAAACGAGATTATGTTCCCAAGAGCATTAATGATGGAATAA
- a CDS encoding DUF488 domain-containing protein encodes MKIKRAYAPVEETDGYRILVDRLWPRGISKEKAQIDLWLKSVAPSNELRKWFDHDPERFAEFSERYRAELTASGALDELHTILKEHPTATLLFAAHDEEHNNAVVLRNLLETE; translated from the coding sequence ATGAAAATCAAACGTGCTTACGCGCCGGTTGAAGAAACCGACGGTTATCGAATCCTCGTTGACCGACTATGGCCGCGAGGTATTAGTAAAGAAAAGGCACAAATCGACCTTTGGTTGAAATCTGTTGCGCCAAGTAATGAACTGCGTAAGTGGTTCGATCATGACCCCGAACGGTTTGCAGAGTTCTCTGAACGATATCGTGCAGAGTTAACTGCAAGTGGAGCCTTAGACGAACTGCATACTATCCTCAAGGAACATCCAACCGCTACCCTACTCTTTGCGGCACACGACGAGGAACATAACAATGCGGTCGTATTAAGAAATCTGCTTGAAACGGAATAA